Genomic DNA from Candidatus Rhabdochlamydia sp. T3358:
TTCAGCTATTTTACTTGCCGGTGGAAAAGGCACAAGATTTAAAAGCACCATACCCAAACAATTTTTACCTCTGGGTTCAAAGTTACTAGCCTTACACAGCTTTGAACTTTTAATCCAATCCAATCTTATTACAGAAATTATCATAGTTTGTGAGGAACTTTATCGGCCTTTATTTACATCTAAAACCAATTTAAAAATTGGTTTTGCTAATCCAGGAGTTAGAAGACAAGATTCTGTATCCAGTGGTTTAGCGCAAGTAACAAAAGGCTCTTTTGTCTGTATTCATGATGCGGCTCGCCCTTTTCTACAGTTAGAAGATCTAAAAGAAGTAATTGAACAAGCTCTCATTCATAAAGCTGCAGCTTTAGCTATGCCAGCTAAAAATACCATTAAAGAAATAGATTCTACTGGTTTTGTCAGACAAACCTTAAATCGAGAAACTCTTAGAGAAACCCTTACTCCACAGGTTATTGCACTAGACTTATTAAAAAAAGGCCTACTTGAAGCAGAAAAAAAGAAAATAGACATTACAGATGATGTTTCTGCGATAGAATTAATTGGGCACACAGTTAAACTCGTTTCCGGTAAATCCTCAAATATAAAAATAACTAGCCCCGAAGATCTAGAATTAGCCCGAAGCTTTTTACATGCATAACTATAAATTACTCGTAGCTTATGAGGGAACACGTTATTCAGGCTGGCAAATACAAAAAAATGGTATATCTATTCAAGCACTTCTGGAAAAGTATTTATCGATTATTTTACGCACCCCTATTAAACTGATAGGATCTGGCCGCACAGATGCAGGTGTACATGCAATAGGACAAGTTGCGCATTTTAAAACAATAAGTTCTTTTGAGTTTTCCCGATTACTTAAGTCGTTGAATGGCTTACTTCCCCCTGATATTAGAGTATTGAGCATTGAAGAGGCTCCTCTTGACTTCCATGCACGCTATAGTGCAATAGGCAAGGTATACCATTACTATTTACATACAGGGCCTGTTAAGGACCCTTTTAACCGTTTCTACGCCTATAGAGCTCCCCATTCTGTAGCCTTAGACACATTGATACAAGCAGCAAAGCTTTTTACAGGCACTCATGATTTTACTTCTTTTACAAATGAAGCTACCACAGGCTCTGCTGCAAAAAATGCAGTCCGTAACCTTAGACGCTTATCTATTCTACAAGAAGAAGAGTATATCTGCTTAGAGCTAGAAGCAAACGGCTTTTTATATAAAATGGTTCGTAATATCGTTGGCACATTGCTTGACATCTGTGCAGGAAAAATAGCGCTAGAAAAAATTCCCGCTATTTTTCAAGCAAAAGATCGAAGACTAGCAGGACGCACTGCGCCTGCACACGGGCTTATATTAGCTAAGGTAGATTATAAGACAACATCTTTTAGCTTCGATCCACCTTCTCTTTTCTTTTACAAACCCTGATCCTCAAAAGACATGGGTAAAAGCAATCGATCTCCAAATAAAGGTACTTTGTACTTTAAATCAGGATTGATAATATATATATAATCTTCGTGATATAAAGGAATAACGGGCATTTCATTTAATAAAACCCGTTCTGCTTGTTCTAGAATTTGAGATCTTGCATCTGCTTGCTCATAAAAAGATTTATCTAATAAACGGATATAGTCTTGGTTTTCCCAATTGGAATAATTTCTTATGTAATCTTTATATTTAAATCTTTCTAAAATACTCATAGGATCATTATATAGGGCATCTCTGCGCATAAAACACATGTGATAATCCCCCTTAATCAGTTTATCCAAACTAGTTTTAGAGTCTAAATATTCTGTTTTTATCAAAATGCCTAAAGCATTTAGCCATTGTTGTTGGATCGTTTGTATCAACTCACCTGCTCCAAATGTTCGAGAATAATAATAGAGAATCACAGAGTCAAAAATTTCTTTATTTACCCCCAGTTCAGCCATTGCTTCTTCGAGCAAAAGCTTTGCTTGGATCACATCATTATCTTTAAAGAAAGAGCGATGGCGGTTTTCTTTTAAACAAGGAGGGATGAGATTCGTTGCGCTCATGCTTGCTTGATAGGCAGTACTAATATAGTCAGCCAAAATGTTTTTTTTTACACCTTTTCCAGATGACCCAATCAGCTCCTGGCGATTGATTGCCAAAGCAAATGCCTTACGGATTTTAGGATGATTAAAAGGGAACTTTTCTGTATTGAGAGTAATAAGTAAAGTGGAAGCCCTTGGTTTACGAGAAATCATCCATTTCTTTTCTAAACTAGGAACCGCATCTAAAGGAATAGAGGTTAAAGAATCTCCAATTACATCAATTAAACCTTTTTCAAACATCTGTAGAGTTGTTTGATCATTCTTAATCACATTAAAAATAATTTTTTTTGGACGCAGATCTTGTGTTTTTCGGTAATTAGGATTATTTACAGCAATAATTTGGTTTTCATAATCCCATTTTTCTAATAGATAAGGACCATTACACAAAAAGTTAAGACCTGCATGATCAGCCCAATCGGAATGCTTCCGGTCATTTTTGATGTTTACAGGAAAAAAAGAAGAACAGGCAAGTAACTCGAAAAGGTAAGGAGTGGGTTTGTCTAAAGTAATCATGAGAGTCTTTGCATCTATTGCTTTGATACCTACTTCATCAATAGGAATAAGACCTTGTTTTGCAGCATCTGCATTTTTTATAGGGGAGAACAGCTTTGATTGCATCGAGGGAAACTTAGGATCTAGAATATCTTTCCAAGATTGTTCAAAATCATAAGCTGTTACAGGAGTATTATCTGACCAAACAGTATCTTTTAAACGAAAACTAATCTTCAAATTATCTTCGGACATTTCATAGGATTCTGCTTGAGCAAGTTTAATAGAGCCGTCTGGATAGAGTTTTACAAGTCCTTCAAAAAACAGAGAATGCATCTGAGAAGAATAATGTTCCCCTCCTTTGCGAGGATCCATTGTTTTTGGTTCTGCTTTAATGTTTAAACGAAGAGTTTGGACTATTTTAGTTTGATTCGGGCTTTTAACAAATATAAAAAAAAAAGGGCGCCTACGATAATAATGATAAGAAAAAAGGTTCTTTCCATAGAAAACAGCCTTGGGTCAACATTCAAAAAAAAGGAGAGTACTGCATTATACTATTATTTGTAAATTATAAACATGCAGTTTAATTTTCAACTAAGATAAGTTTCAAAAATGTCTTTTAGAAAGACCTTAAGTCTTTAAACAAATATGATCAATTCTATCTAGATGAATAAATCCCTTGATTTCTTCTGGACTCTTAGGAGTTACAAGAACAGCTTCTACCCCGGCTGCTTGCAATGCATGAATGCCCTTTAATGTATCTTCAAATCCAATAATCCGCTCTTTTCTTCCCAGTTGTTCTATTGCTTGCAAATAACCATCAGGATCTGGCTTGGCTAACTGATAATCCTCACGTGTTATCCAAAGAGGGATGACATTTAAAATAGAAAGGGCTTTACGAACAGGCTCTATTTGAGAGCGTGTAGAATTTGTTACAACTGCAGATAATGTATCGCTTGTAGCTAATGCCTGTAAAAGAGCGCTAACTCCTGGCATAAGTTTTAAAGCAGCGGTTTTTAGCAACTCTTGGTAAATTTCTTTTTTTTCTTGATACAGTACATCTTTTGATTTCTTTTCTAACAAAGAGGGAAATTCTTTTTGAAAAGCTTTCCAAATTCCAAGCGCACTTGAATGCGCCTCTTTGCAAAAACGGGTAAAGTCCCAATTTAGATGAATGTCATTCTTAGAACACATTTCCTTATAGGCAACAAAGTGCAAAGGTTCTGTATCTACAAGCAAACCATCAAAATCAAAGAGAATGATCTCATAGGAGGCAAGGAATTTTTTAAACATGCTTATTAATACCGATGACTGGACTCGAACCAGCACTTTATCACTAAAAGTAGATTTTGAGTCTACCGCGTCTACCATTCCGCCACATCGGCATATAGATGCAATAGTGTATAGAAAATTGCAGATAAATTACAAGTGTTCTTAAGTTAAAATCTGCCTAAGTACATAGGGCAAAATCCCTCCCTGTAAATAATAATCCACCTCAACTGCAGAATCGATCCTAACCAATAAAGGCATTTCTTGAATTAAGCCATCTTCTCGACAGATCTTTAAAATAACATTTTGATGTGGTTTAAACTCTTTTTCTAAACCAATTAGATCAAACGTTTCTGTACCATTAATTTGAAGACTTTCCCAACTATCATTTTCTTGAAACTGTAAAGGAAGTACCCCCATACCCACTAAGTTACTACGATGTATACGCTCAAAACTTCGAGCTACTACAGCACGCACACCAAGTAATGCTGTTCCTTTAGCTGCCCAATCACGAGAGCTACCCATCCCATAGTCACTGCCGGCAAAAACGATCAAAGGAACTTTACGCTCCGCGTATTTTTGACATGCTTCAAAAATCTGCATTTCTTTCCCCTCTGGCATGAGCTTGGTAAAACCGCCCTCTTTTCCTGACAGCATCTGATTACGAATACGCACATTAGCAAATGTCCCTCTCATCATAATATGGTGATTTCCTCTTCTGCTACCATAGCTATTAAAATCTGTTTCATTAACACCATGCTCAATCAAGTACTTGCCAGCAGCAGAATTTGCTCTAAAGGCACCAGCTGGAGAGATATGATCTGTAGTAATGGAATCACCAAATAAAGCAAGTGGTCTCATACCGGTAAGCTTGGGTCGAACAGGTAACTTTTTAGAAAAATGCTCAAAAAAAGGAGGACACTGGATATATGTGCTTTTTTTATCCCATGCATATTGAGCTCCTGTCTTTTTCTCTATTTTTTTCCAAAGAGGGTTATCCTCTAGAATATGCTCATAACGCTTTTTAAACATCTCAGGCTGCATTGCTTGAAAAATGGTTTCTTTTATCTCTTTTGTAGAAGGCCAAATGTCGACTAAAAAAACAGGATTTCCCGCTAAATCATAGCCCAATGGATCTTTTTCAAAATCAATATCCATATTCCCTGCTAGAGCATAGGCTACTACAAGAGGAGGAGACATCAAAAAATTAGCTTTAACAGATCCGTGAATCCGCGCTTCGAAATTACGATTACCGCTTAATACACTAGCTACTATTAAATCGTATTGTTTAATGGCATTTTCAATCTTTTCATCCAAGGGGCCACTATTACCAATGCAGGTTGTGCACCCATAAGCAACTAAATTAAAACCCAACACATCTAAATACTTTTGCAATCCCGCTTTTTGTAGGTAATCGGTAACTACACGTGATCCAGGGGCTAAACTTGTCTTAATACAGCGATTGATCTGCAGCCCTTTTTCCACAGCTTTTTTAGCTATGAGCCCAGCCCCAATCATTACAGAAGGATTACTGGTATTCGTACAACTAGTGATTGCAGCAATCACTATCGATCCATGTTTTAAATGGATATCTCTAGAAGAATGTTGCGTGTATCCTGGATTAATGACGCTATAATTTAAAGGACGATTGGTCACCATCTCGGTTTCGCTCCAAGTGGTAGTGCTTTCTTTGACTAAACAAGGAGTTCCTCCCATGATATGCGGCTCATATAAATGAAAATTTCCATCTGAATGGGTTGCAATCGAAATCTTCCTATCTTCTTCTTTTTTACCATACCCTCCTTCTGACACAGGAGCTAGAAATAAGTGATTGAATCTCTTCTTTACTTGTTCTAAATCAATCCGATCCTGAGGACGCTTAGGACCTGCAACACAGGGTTTAATGCTGGATAAATCCAATTGAATGACTCGCGTGTAATCAATTTGACCAGGAAGAGGCATTCCATACATTTCTTGTACTTGCAGATATTGCTTAACCCTCTCTATCTCTTCTTTAGTACGTCCTGTTATCTGCAGATAACTTATTGTCTGATCATCTGTAGGAAAAAAACCAATGGTTGCTCCATATTCAGGTGCCATATTTCCAATGGTGGCACGATCTGCAAGAGTTAAGCTAGCAGCTCCTTCTCCAAAAAACTCAATAAACTTACCCACTACTTTTTCACTGCGCAATAGCTCTGTAATCCTCAAAGTCAAATCAGTCGCTGTTACTCCTTCTAATAACTTGCCTGATAAACATACACCAATTACTTCAGGAGCTTGCAAAAAATAAGGCTGCCCTAACATAGCAGCTTCCGCTTCAATTCCTCCTACACCCCAACCAAGCACTCCTAGTCCATTTACCATTGTAGTATGCGAATCAGTTCCTACAACAGTATCAAAATATAATAGCTTATCTTTCTCTGTTACTATAGTAGCTAAATGTTCTAAATTAATTTGATGGACAATACCAATCCCAGGGGGAATGATTTTAACTGTTTTAAAAGCCTGCTCTCCCCAGCTTAAGAATTCATATCTTTCTCGATTGCGTTGGAATTCAATTTCCAAGTTGAATAAAAATGCATCTGGTGTTCCCGATCTATCTACTTGCACAGAATGGTCTATTACTAACTCTACAGGAACGATAGGTTCGATTCTTTTAGGATCTAATCCTTGTTTAGCCATTGCATCACGCATAGCAGCTAAATCGACAAGCAAAGGAACACCGGTAAAATCCTGCAGTAAAACACGTGCTACTACAAAAGGAATATCGTATTCCAATGGCTCCTTATTCCAATGAGCCAAATGCTCAACATCTTCTTTTTTAATACGCTTACCATCACAATTGCGTAAGATGGACTCCAACATAATCCGAATACAAATCGGCAGTCTGGATAAATCAACTCCCAATTGCTTTGCTAATTTAGGCAAAGAGTAATACTTGTATTCCGTACCCTCTAAAGATGTGAGTGTATTAAAGTTCTGCATATATTTCTCCGCATCGATGTTAGTTTTTCTTTTTAAGCCAACCGCATTTCCAGTGCAAGAAGATTAATACTTAAATCCTTTAAGGATAGGGCTTGGATACTCCCCTTGATTATTTTTTTGTTCAGACAGGGGAAGAGATAAAAGAGCGTTTAAAATGCAAACTCGTTATTTACTTTGCTGCTAAATTATAAATGGACATGTTGTATTTTTTGTCTCTTCTAAAAAATTGTTCCATATAGAGGTTTAAAAAGTAAAATCAAAAGAGAAAATAGTTAAAAATTTATTGAACAAGAAGTAGGCTGCATGATATAAATTCAAGTGGTTTGATCATCTCCCTAAGCGTGTGATGCTAATACTAGCCTCAAGATCTGTAATAAAGAATAAGGTGAAATCCATGAAATTGAAAGAAAGAAGTACTTGTAGAATATCTAAAGGACCTCTCATTGATGTTTTTGACCTTGGCAAGCTTCCCTTATCCTGCTTTCCTCTCCCATCAGATCCCTCGCCGGAGGCTCATCCCATCCTACTTTCGTTAAATGAACAATCTGGGCTAGTTCAGCTTAAACATACAGTGGACCCAGATGAAATGTATAACCAATATTGGTATATGTCAGGCATTAACGTATCCATGAAGCAAGCACTTAAATCTATAGTAGACGAAGCAACTAAACGGTCTCGGTTCTCCTTGAAAAAGGGGGATATCGTGGTTGATATTGCATCCAATGATGGCACACTTCTTAGTTTTTATCCTTCTTATTTATTCAGAGTGGGAATTGATCCAGCCAAAAACATCAAACCTGAAAATTGCGATTTGCATATCAATACCTACTTCAATGCCAATGATTACATCACCCATTTGGAAAACAAAAAAGCAAAAATTATTACAAGTATCGCTATGTTTTACGATCTTGAAGACCCCATACAATTTGCTAAAGATGTTAGCTCCATCCTTGATGAAAATGGCTTATGGATTATTGAGTTAAGCTATCTTCCCACTATGCTAGAGAGAAATTCTTTTGATACGATCTGCGCAGAACATCTGGAATACTATTCTATGACTTCTATCGAGTATATTTTGTCTGCAGCAGGAATGGAAGTGGAAGATGTCTCATTGAATGATGTAAACGGCGGAAGTTTTAGGCTGTATATTCGACATAAGGGCAAGGCTAATATAACCGATGCAGTAAGGACAATGCGCAGATACGAAGAAACCCATGATTTCACCAAAACCTCTATTTATTTTGCTTTTGCCTCTAGAGTTGAGAATAATAAAAATGAGATGCTTTCATTTCTTAAAGAACAAAAAAATAAGGGTAAAAAAGTTATTGGATATGGGGCCTCTACCAAAGGCAATACCATCCTTGCATACTATGGTATAGGACCTGATTTACTACCATTTGTAGCAGACCGCAATCCTATTAAATGGGGCAGGCAAACTGTGACAAGAATCCCTATTATTTCAGAAGAAGAAGCTAGAGCTATGAATCCTAATTACCTACTTGCATTTCCCTACCACTTCATGAAAGAATTTCTTGAAAGGGAGACTGACTTTCTCAAAAAAGGAGGAAAATTTATTTCTCCAGTTCCTAAACTGACCATTATTCCTTAAAAAGATAAATATGAAAAAAGCATTAGTATTAGGCGCGGGAGGCTTTATAGGAAGTGCTCTTGTAAGAAGACTAAAAAAAGAAGGCTATTGGGTTAGAGGATCGGATCTCAAATATCCGGAATTTTCTGAGACAGAAGCAGATGAATTTCTGATATGCGATCTACGAAATTTTGAATCGACCGGAATCGTTTTTACTACTGTCGGAGATTTTGATGAAGTCTATCAATTAGCTGCTGACATGGGAGGAGCCACCTATATTAACGGCGGAGAAAACGATGCGAATGTCGTATCCAACTCCGTGCTTATAAATGTGAATGTTGCAAAATTATGCGTTGCTACCAATGTTAAAATACTATTTTTTCCTTCAAGCGCATGTGTTTATAGTAGCTACAAAGATCATGCTACATGTATTGAGTCCGAGGTTTATCCAGCATTCCCTGATAATGAATATGGTTGGGAAAAACTATTCAGCGAGAGAATGTATCATTCCTATCATAAAAACCTTGGACTCAATGTAAAGATTGCAAGATTTCATAGCATCATCGGCCCGGAATCGCAATGGAAAGGAGGCAAAGAAAAAGCGCATTCTGCATTAGCTAGAAAGGTCGCTATGGTAAATGACGGAGGAGTTATCGATGTCATAAGAGATGGAACTCAAACTAGGACTTTTCTTTACATTGAAGACTGCCTTGATGCGGTAAGACTATTAGTAAATTCGGACGTAACTGAACCTGTGAATATTGGCTCGGATCACCTTATTTCTATTAAGGACTACGTCCTATTACTGCAATCTATTTCCAAAAAGAATTTTACTATCAATTTTGTTGATGGACCAACCGGTGTCAAAGAAAGAGAATGCTCTGTAGAAAAAATTACCAAGTTGCTTGGGTGGAGACCAAAAATAGACTTACAAGAAGCCACTGAAAAAACTTACTATTGGATCCAAGCCCAACTTGAAAAAAGAATATGATTATGGAAAAAGTTTTATTTGTGACTCAGACCTTGGGACATAAAGAAGCCTGCGGGATCGGACTAATTGGCAGGCTGCTTGGAGAAACATTGATTAAATCCAAAAAATATGATTTTGAAATTCTCTATACAGACTCCGAAAAGGAGTTAGAAAATAAAATCATAGAAATAAATCCAAAAGTAATAATTTATAATTATCACTCTCACACTACACCTTGGATTCATAATCAAGCTCTAAGAAATAGATTTTCTACCCTCATTCACATCATGTTACATCATGATATCCATCAGAAAATTATAGATTCCTACACCCCTAGCAACTATTTTGGATTCAAATACCTTGTGACTGCAGATCCTTCCCTAAAAGGAAATGACCATGTTTTCTTAGTCAATAGACTTATCCCTCCCTATAAACCAAAACCCTATGCAAATCATGACATTCCAGTCATAGGATTTCAGGGATTTGGACCACGACACAAAGGTATTCATAAAATAGCGGAAAAAGTACAGGAAGAATTTGAAGAAGCTATTATCAGACTTCATATTCCCTTTTCTTTTTACGGAGATCCTATGGGGAATGAAGCAAAAAGCCGAGTAACGGAAGTAATGAATATCATTAAAAAGCCAGGAATTAAAGTTGAAGCATCTCATGATCTTTTATCGACGCAACAGATTATAGAATTCTTAGGCCAGAATACCATTAATTGTTACTTTTATGATTATCTTCCCGATGCAGGACTAGCATCATCCCCAGACTATGCTCTAGCAGCCAAAAGACCGATTGCTGTAACAAAATCGCATCAATTAAGAAATTTTACCGAATTAAATCCATCTATTTGCATAGAAGAAAGCTCTCTAAAAAACATTATCTCTCTTGGGACAGAACCCTTAGAAATATTATATAATTCCTATGCGGAAGAAAATGTTTTAAGTGACTATGAAAGAGTGATCGATCATATCATACAAAACCACAAACCAAGTTTGGCCATTGTTTCCTCTTATAATATCAATTGTGCACTTGCTCACTATGCAAATGCATTGAAAGATTTTTTACATCCGGTCTTTAATGTTGAGATTATAGATTTAAAAACCAGCCAGCTTTTAAGACAAGAAGGTAAAAATTATCAAAAAATGAGCGAGGCCCACATTGACCAACTTTGTGCAAGACTACAGGAATTTGACCTTGTGAATGTACATCTTGAATTAGGCCTCTACGGAACCTCAACAGAGTCGATTATGTCTCGAATTTTAAAGATCTGCCAAGCCTCAGGGCGTTTAATTCTTACCGTGCATACAATTGATTATAAAGGAGCTCACAACGGACACTCTCATGTATATCAACAGATCATGCAGACGCTAAAACAGAGACCTCCTAGCAACCCCTTTCATTTAATCACCCATTTACCTCAAGAAAGTGTGCTCATTGAAAAAATGTATGCAATCAACAATGTGTCTGACTTTCCACTGCTTTTCTTAACCAATGAAAGAAGGAAAAAATTTCAACAAAGCCGTAACCCCAATGTATGGAAAAGGCAATTTGGGTTCAAAGAGGAAGATATCACAATGGGGATGTTCGGTTTATTAAGCGCGCATAAAAACTACCTTCATGCTTTACGTACCTTAAATCTTCTCCCAGCTCATTATAAATTACTGATCGTTGGAGAAGCCCATCATATGAATATTAAAGAGTGGAAAGTAGATCCCGTAATTCAAGAGATGGTCTCTTATTTAGATGATCATCCAGCTCTAGTGGATAGAGTCATTTTTACAGGTCGTCGCGATGATGCAAAGTATTTTGAAGATCTAGCAAATATCGATTTTGTGCTTCTTCCGTCTTTTGAAGTAGGACAAAGCGGCTCATCAGCACTTTCAACTGGCCTTGAGTTATCTTGTGCAATTCTTAAAAGTAACACCTCAAATACACCAGGCTATGAAACCTATTTTTCCAATTGCTTTGAAACATTTGATATTGGAAATTATTACGAAACAAAACACAAAATATTGAATTTTGACAAAACAAAATTATCGAACCTTAATAAGAAACTAGAATCATTTTCAGAAGTTCAAGTACGAAAAATCTATACAAATATCTATGAATCGATGAAAGAGGCTACCCCCATTCAACTATCTGAGCAATCCCTTAAAACACTTTCCGTAAATACTTTTCCAATCCGTTCTCTACCAGCTAGGATCATACTTAAAGCTCTGCCTAAACCAGTTAAATCAGTATTGAAAAAACTCCGAGATATGGCAAAGACTACGTCATGAAAGAAGCCTGTAGTGCAGAATAAAAGCTATTACAGAAACACATATATCTGTATATACTTTTGTTCTTTAAAGATTAGGAATATACAAGGGCTTTTAACTAAAGATCTAAATATTAATAGCGCCTAAATCCCTTAAAAGCCTTAGGCCAACTGTAAATCACTCTTTCTTTTGCTTCTTTATCA
This window encodes:
- the ispD gene encoding 2-C-methyl-D-erythritol 4-phosphate cytidylyltransferase — translated: MSPTPLISAILLAGGKGTRFKSTIPKQFLPLGSKLLALHSFELLIQSNLITEIIIVCEELYRPLFTSKTNLKIGFANPGVRRQDSVSSGLAQVTKGSFVCIHDAARPFLQLEDLKEVIEQALIHKAAALAMPAKNTIKEIDSTGFVRQTLNRETLRETLTPQVIALDLLKKGLLEAEKKKIDITDDVSAIELIGHTVKLVSGKSSNIKITSPEDLELARSFLHA
- the truA gene encoding tRNA pseudouridine(38-40) synthase TruA: MHNYKLLVAYEGTRYSGWQIQKNGISIQALLEKYLSIILRTPIKLIGSGRTDAGVHAIGQVAHFKTISSFEFSRLLKSLNGLLPPDIRVLSIEEAPLDFHARYSAIGKVYHYYLHTGPVKDPFNRFYAYRAPHSVALDTLIQAAKLFTGTHDFTSFTNEATTGSAAKNAVRNLRRLSILQEEEYICLELEANGFLYKMVRNIVGTLLDICAGKIALEKIPAIFQAKDRRLAGRTAPAHGLILAKVDYKTTSFSFDPPSLFFYKP
- a CDS encoding peptide ABC transporter substrate-binding protein; the encoded protein is MDPRKGGEHYSSQMHSLFFEGLVKLYPDGSIKLAQAESYEMSEDNLKISFRLKDTVWSDNTPVTAYDFEQSWKDILDPKFPSMQSKLFSPIKNADAAKQGLIPIDEVGIKAIDAKTLMITLDKPTPYLFELLACSSFFPVNIKNDRKHSDWADHAGLNFLCNGPYLLEKWDYENQIIAVNNPNYRKTQDLRPKKIIFNVIKNDQTTLQMFEKGLIDVIGDSLTSIPLDAVPSLEKKWMISRKPRASTLLITLNTEKFPFNHPKIRKAFALAINRQELIGSSGKGVKKNILADYISTAYQASMSATNLIPPCLKENRHRSFFKDNDVIQAKLLLEEAMAELGVNKEIFDSVILYYYSRTFGAGELIQTIQQQWLNALGILIKTEYLDSKTSLDKLIKGDYHMCFMRRDALYNDPMSILERFKYKDYIRNYSNWENQDYIRLLDKSFYEQADARSQILEQAERVLLNEMPVIPLYHEDYIYIINPDLKYKVPLFGDRLLLPMSFEDQGL
- a CDS encoding HAD family phosphatase — protein: MFKKFLASYEIILFDFDGLLVDTEPLHFVAYKEMCSKNDIHLNWDFTRFCKEAHSSALGIWKAFQKEFPSLLEKKSKDVLYQEKKEIYQELLKTAALKLMPGVSALLQALATSDTLSAVVTNSTRSQIEPVRKALSILNVIPLWITREDYQLAKPDPDGYLQAIEQLGRKERIIGFEDTLKGIHALQAAGVEAVLVTPKSPEEIKGFIHLDRIDHICLKT
- a CDS encoding aconitate hydratase codes for the protein MQNFNTLTSLEGTEYKYYSLPKLAKQLGVDLSRLPICIRIMLESILRNCDGKRIKKEDVEHLAHWNKEPLEYDIPFVVARVLLQDFTGVPLLVDLAAMRDAMAKQGLDPKRIEPIVPVELVIDHSVQVDRSGTPDAFLFNLEIEFQRNRERYEFLSWGEQAFKTVKIIPPGIGIVHQINLEHLATIVTEKDKLLYFDTVVGTDSHTTMVNGLGVLGWGVGGIEAEAAMLGQPYFLQAPEVIGVCLSGKLLEGVTATDLTLRITELLRSEKVVGKFIEFFGEGAASLTLADRATIGNMAPEYGATIGFFPTDDQTISYLQITGRTKEEIERVKQYLQVQEMYGMPLPGQIDYTRVIQLDLSSIKPCVAGPKRPQDRIDLEQVKKRFNHLFLAPVSEGGYGKKEEDRKISIATHSDGNFHLYEPHIMGGTPCLVKESTTTWSETEMVTNRPLNYSVINPGYTQHSSRDIHLKHGSIVIAAITSCTNTSNPSVMIGAGLIAKKAVEKGLQINRCIKTSLAPGSRVVTDYLQKAGLQKYLDVLGFNLVAYGCTTCIGNSGPLDEKIENAIKQYDLIVASVLSGNRNFEARIHGSVKANFLMSPPLVVAYALAGNMDIDFEKDPLGYDLAGNPVFLVDIWPSTKEIKETIFQAMQPEMFKKRYEHILEDNPLWKKIEKKTGAQYAWDKKSTYIQCPPFFEHFSKKLPVRPKLTGMRPLALFGDSITTDHISPAGAFRANSAAGKYLIEHGVNETDFNSYGSRRGNHHIMMRGTFANVRIRNQMLSGKEGGFTKLMPEGKEMQIFEACQKYAERKVPLIVFAGSDYGMGSSRDWAAKGTALLGVRAVVARSFERIHRSNLVGMGVLPLQFQENDSWESLQINGTETFDLIGLEKEFKPHQNVILKICREDGLIQEMPLLVRIDSAVEVDYYLQGGILPYVLRQILT
- a CDS encoding class I SAM-dependent methyltransferase, translating into MKLKERSTCRISKGPLIDVFDLGKLPLSCFPLPSDPSPEAHPILLSLNEQSGLVQLKHTVDPDEMYNQYWYMSGINVSMKQALKSIVDEATKRSRFSLKKGDIVVDIASNDGTLLSFYPSYLFRVGIDPAKNIKPENCDLHINTYFNANDYITHLENKKAKIITSIAMFYDLEDPIQFAKDVSSILDENGLWIIELSYLPTMLERNSFDTICAEHLEYYSMTSIEYILSAAGMEVEDVSLNDVNGGSFRLYIRHKGKANITDAVRTMRRYEETHDFTKTSIYFAFASRVENNKNEMLSFLKEQKNKGKKVIGYGASTKGNTILAYYGIGPDLLPFVADRNPIKWGRQTVTRIPIISEEEARAMNPNYLLAFPYHFMKEFLERETDFLKKGGKFISPVPKLTIIP
- a CDS encoding NAD-dependent epimerase/dehydratase family protein, whose product is MKKALVLGAGGFIGSALVRRLKKEGYWVRGSDLKYPEFSETEADEFLICDLRNFESTGIVFTTVGDFDEVYQLAADMGGATYINGGENDANVVSNSVLINVNVAKLCVATNVKILFFPSSACVYSSYKDHATCIESEVYPAFPDNEYGWEKLFSERMYHSYHKNLGLNVKIARFHSIIGPESQWKGGKEKAHSALARKVAMVNDGGVIDVIRDGTQTRTFLYIEDCLDAVRLLVNSDVTEPVNIGSDHLISIKDYVLLLQSISKKNFTINFVDGPTGVKERECSVEKITKLLGWRPKIDLQEATEKTYYWIQAQLEKRI
- a CDS encoding glycosyltransferase family 4 protein; this encodes MEKVLFVTQTLGHKEACGIGLIGRLLGETLIKSKKYDFEILYTDSEKELENKIIEINPKVIIYNYHSHTTPWIHNQALRNRFSTLIHIMLHHDIHQKIIDSYTPSNYFGFKYLVTADPSLKGNDHVFLVNRLIPPYKPKPYANHDIPVIGFQGFGPRHKGIHKIAEKVQEEFEEAIIRLHIPFSFYGDPMGNEAKSRVTEVMNIIKKPGIKVEASHDLLSTQQIIEFLGQNTINCYFYDYLPDAGLASSPDYALAAKRPIAVTKSHQLRNFTELNPSICIEESSLKNIISLGTEPLEILYNSYAEENVLSDYERVIDHIIQNHKPSLAIVSSYNINCALAHYANALKDFLHPVFNVEIIDLKTSQLLRQEGKNYQKMSEAHIDQLCARLQEFDLVNVHLELGLYGTSTESIMSRILKICQASGRLILTVHTIDYKGAHNGHSHVYQQIMQTLKQRPPSNPFHLITHLPQESVLIEKMYAINNVSDFPLLFLTNERRKKFQQSRNPNVWKRQFGFKEEDITMGMFGLLSAHKNYLHALRTLNLLPAHYKLLIVGEAHHMNIKEWKVDPVIQEMVSYLDDHPALVDRVIFTGRRDDAKYFEDLANIDFVLLPSFEVGQSGSSALSTGLELSCAILKSNTSNTPGYETYFSNCFETFDIGNYYETKHKILNFDKTKLSNLNKKLESFSEVQVRKIYTNIYESMKEATPIQLSEQSLKTLSVNTFPIRSLPARIILKALPKPVKSVLKKLRDMAKTTS